The Schistocerca gregaria isolate iqSchGreg1 chromosome 2, iqSchGreg1.2, whole genome shotgun sequence genome contains the following window.
gtcctctttacttctgccagtggctAGCTGTCACGACTGTATTCTTTTTCATTAATAATGGTCTGATGAGGCTCACCATCTCCGAAACACATATTTCATCCATTCTTAGACAGTAACAAAAATCATCAGCTCCATCCTCCTTAAGCAAAAGAGCTTAGATGAATATCTTTCTTTGCAGTAACCACTTCTTTGCCCACAGATTTCTCTCGCTCTTATTGTCCTTGTTACCTCTAAAGCAGCCAAGGCAAACGCCAATTTTTGTTTCTGTGCAAAACCTAAGGGGATCTTGTAAAATATAAAATCAATTAACTTTGGACTAAATCACAAAAACAGGGCATCACTGTAAACGCTGCGTGCTGTCGGTCGGGAAATGTGTAAGCTGTCAGGAAACTTGCCGGTCCGTCTGTCGGCTGATAAATTGGTGCGTGCCGGATGCCGACGCAATTGCGGTCGATTGTAGCCGACATAATGCGATATCGAATGAGGCATTTGTCGCCAGATGGTAGCAGGTTCGCAGCCAGACGCTTGCGTCACTTCCAGGCTAGGCAAGCACGCTGCAGGCATCGCGTCGAGGGTCTAGTGCCAGCCACAGCTCGCGAGGGGAGTGTTTGGACAAGGAAAGAAGACCGCTGACGCAGTCGCTATGGTTCCACCGCTACCCTTCTTTCGTCCCGCCGAGATGTTTCTAGAGACCGAGTGGGACAGCGACCTCGAGCATCCTCCGAACGCACCACCTGTTCCCCAGCATCTGCAGGCGCTGGTCGGGTACCACAGGTCGCAGGCTGTTCCTCCGAACAAACCACGTGTTCCCCAGAAGCCGGGATTTATGGCCGCCGACGGCAAGTCTCTGACTGGGCCCCTGCAGCTCGAGCCGGAAGAGTGGCCGACGCCTGAGGAGGCAGCCACCATGGAGAGGCTGGACCAAATGCTGCGAGCTCCCAGACCGCTGTTTCGGCCGGCGCCCAGAGTGATTCTGTACCAGCAAGAAGAGGGGACGGGAGCGGCTGCGCCGCTGGACCTGGGCGAGTGGCCAACTCCCCAAGCGGCCGGTCTGTGTGTTGAGGAGCAGCCGCCAGCGGCA
Protein-coding sequences here:
- the LOC126336112 gene encoding uncharacterized protein LOC126336112 isoform X2, which produces MVPPLPFFRPAEMFLETEWDSDLEHPPNAPPVPQHLQALVGYHRSQAVPPNKPRVPQKPGFMAADGKSLTGPLQLEPEEWPTPEEAATMERLDQMLRAPRPLFRPAPRVILYQQEEGTGAAAPLDLGEWPTPQAAGLCVEEQPPAAAQDTTPRPVRLMSELFAPRTATENSEDPCR
- the LOC126336112 gene encoding uncharacterized protein LOC126336112 isoform X1, producing MVPPLPFFRPAEMFLETEWDSDLEHPPNAPPVPQHLQALVGYHRSQAVPPNKPRVPQKPGFMAADGKSLTGPLQLEPEEWPTPEEAATMERLDQMLRAPRPLFRPAPRVILYQQEEGTGAAAPLDLGEWPTPQAAGLCVEEQPPAAAQDTTPRPVRLMSELFAPRTATENSEDPCRKLEDSPIQCSEDEHTVSSESRGETT